One genomic region from Salvia hispanica cultivar TCC Black 2014 unplaced genomic scaffold, UniMelb_Shisp_WGS_1.0 HiC_scaffold_997, whole genome shotgun sequence encodes:
- the LOC125200486 gene encoding protein FAR1-RELATED SEQUENCE 5-like produces MDSSSYSESTSTNGGGSVIPICKPELRPYEGQKFSSLEEGISFYEKYAQECCFDCRRFGNRSSGGVIIFQYIVCNRQGFHTVDSLDVDVNVSEDGNVSDDDEFVEEHNHTMVDKDHKRFMKGNRSLNDVHHKFVEDCTKANIGPTSTFNLLKEFFGGYDVVGCTLTDVRNCSRDIKEKLKEVDVQMILNQMQEKKRICEGFFYKYQLSPEDNKLVSLFWSDAESRKHYHMFGDVVAFDTTYSTNRYRMVFGPFTGKDNHGCPIAFGAGFVSGENCDAFSWLFTVFVECMGVA; encoded by the exons ATggattcttcatcttattcCGAGTCTACGTCGACGAATGGTGGAG GGTCTGTTATTCCAATTTGCAAGCCTGAGTTGAGGCCTTATGAAGGtcaaaaattttcttctcttgaggaaggaatttcattttatgaaaagTATGCTCAGGAGTGTTGTTTTGATTGTCGAAGATTTGGAAATAGGTCTAGTGGTggtgttattatttttcagtatATTGTTTGCAATAGACAAGGATTTCATACAGTAGATTCGTTGGATGTTGATGTTAATGTATCTGAGGATGGTAATGTgtctgatgatgatgaa TTTGTTGAGGAACACAATCATACTATGGTTGACAAAGATCATAAGAGATTTATGAAAGGTAATCGGAGTTTGAATGATGTTCATCACAAGTTTGTTGAAGATTGCACCAAAGCTAACATCGGTCCTACCTCTACTTTTAACTTATTAAAGGAGTTTTTCGGTGGTTATGATGTTGTTGGGTGTACGTTGACTGATGTTAGGAATTGTTCACGTGAtattaaagagaaattaaaagaagtGGATGTGCAAATGATCCTAAATCAGATgcaagagaagaagagaatttgTGAAGgctttttttacaaatatcaattatCACCTGAAGATAATAAGTTAGTGAGCTTATTCTGGTCTGATGCTGAGTCTCGGAAGCATTACCACATGTTTGGAGATGTTGTAGCATTTGATACAACATATTCAACAAACAg GTATCGTATGGTGTTTGGTCCATTTACCGGGAAAGACAATCATGGGTGTCCTATTGCGTTTGGAGCTGGTTTCGTATCCGGTGAGAATTGTGATGCATTTTCATGGCTTTTCACTGTATTTGTTGAATGCATGGGTGTTGCCG